A DNA window from Arachis duranensis cultivar V14167 chromosome 3, aradu.V14167.gnm2.J7QH, whole genome shotgun sequence contains the following coding sequences:
- the LOC107478485 gene encoding protein FAR-RED ELONGATED HYPOCOTYL 3-like encodes MHSFFNKFITRNNSLIQFVKQYDNCLGSREQAERESDAADFHTVIPCATKSSIEAQFQHVYTHQKFREVQAQLRRKANCITRLTNSALGYSVYEVGEQVSSSIFNKFVVTYNSVAAQVKCQCSLFESRGILCHHALSVLSFKRVTQLSPRYILERWSKKGNRQLTHIKSSHDEPLLEPRSKRFDELVFCSQNICEFTSKSEELTAILHRAYGNIMVEMGELKAKRKGTCLLSHEDANLESINELQSPPRVRTRGRPKNRLGSKLDKQIENVSKKKKTKALNELNLFDAVSVVHPNSSQYQGHVMNYQFRKLAVGDSFLGV; translated from the exons atgcattcattttttaacaagttcatTACACGAAACAACTCGCTTATCCAATTTGTCAAACAATACGATAATTGCCTTGGAAGTAGggagcaagcagagagagaatcagatgctgcagattttcatacggTCATACCGTGTGCAACAAAATCTTccattgaagctcagtttcaacaTGTGTACACTCACCAAAAGTTTAGGGAAGTCCAAGCACAATTAAGAAGAAAGGCGAATTGCATCACAAGATTAACGAACTCCGCTCTAGGCTATTCAGTATATGAAGTTGGAGAACAagtttccagctcaatattcaacaagtttgtgGTTACTTACAACTCAGTAGCAGCCCAAGTGAAATGTCAATGCTCATTATTCGAGTCAAGAGGCATATTGTGCCATCACGcactaagcgtgttaagcttTAAACGAGTAACCCAACTGTCACCGAGATATATATtggaacgatggagcaagaaggGAAATAGGCAACtcacacacatcaagagcagccatGACGAGCCACTGttggagccaagaagcaagaggtttGACGAATTGGTATTTTGTTCGcaaaatatttgtgaatttaCATCAAAATCGGAGGAGTTAACTGCCATTCTGCACCGTGCGTATGGTAACATCATGGTTGAGATGGGAGAACtgaaagccaaaaggaaggggACATGTTTGTTATCTCACGAAGATGCCAACTTGGAATCCattaacgagcttcaaagccctCCAAGGGttcgaacaagaggacgtccaaaaaaTAGGCTAGGTTCAAAGTTGGACAAACAGATTGAAAATgtctcaaagaagaagaaaacgaaagcTTTAAACGAG TTAAACCTCTTTGATGCTGTATCAGTGGTGCATCCAAATTCCAGCCAATATCAAGGAcatgttatgaattatcagttcagGAAACTAGCAGTAGGGGATagttttttgggtgtatag